Proteins from a genomic interval of Streptomyces sp. NBC_00820:
- a CDS encoding pyruvate dehydrogenase, with protein sequence MAKQNVAEQFIDILVRAGVKRMYGVVGDSLNPVVDAIRRNSAIDWVHVRHEETAAFAAGAEAQITGKLAACAGSCGPGNLHLVNGLYDAHRSMAPVLALASHIPSGEIGLSYFQETHPDRLFQECSHYSEMISNPQQMPRLLQTAIQHAIGQSGVSVVTLPGDVAAEPAPDTSFESALVTSRPSIRPGDAEIDRLVELIDRAGRVTLFCGSGTAGAHAEVMEFAGRIKSPVGHALRGKEWIQYDNPYDVGMSGLLGYGAAYEATHECDLLLLLGTDFPYNAFLPDDVRIAQIDVRPEVLGRRCRLDLAVWGDVRETLRCLIPRVKEKTDRRFLDRMLKKHADALEGVVRAYTRKVEKHVPIHPEYVAAVLDEVADDDAVFTVDTGMCNVWAARYISPNGRRRIIGSFTHGSMANALPMAIGAQFTDRHRQVISMSGDGGFTMLMGDFLTLVQCDLPVKVVLFNNSSLGMVELEMLVAGLPAYGTTDVNPDFAAVARACGVFGVRVEKPKHLAGALRDALRHKGPALVDVVTDPNALSIPPKISAEMVTGFALSASKMVLDGGVGRMLQMARSNLRNVPRP encoded by the coding sequence ATGGCCAAGCAGAACGTCGCCGAGCAGTTCATCGACATCCTCGTCCGCGCGGGCGTCAAGCGGATGTACGGCGTCGTCGGGGACAGCCTCAACCCGGTCGTGGACGCGATCCGCCGCAACTCCGCCATCGACTGGGTCCATGTGCGCCACGAGGAGACCGCCGCGTTCGCGGCCGGCGCCGAGGCCCAGATCACCGGCAAGCTGGCCGCCTGCGCCGGTTCCTGCGGCCCCGGCAACCTCCACCTCGTCAACGGCCTGTACGACGCCCACCGCTCCATGGCCCCGGTGCTCGCCCTCGCCTCCCACATCCCGTCCGGCGAGATCGGTCTCAGCTACTTCCAGGAGACCCACCCGGACCGGCTGTTCCAGGAGTGCAGCCACTACAGCGAGATGATCTCCAACCCCCAGCAGATGCCCCGCCTGCTGCAGACCGCCATCCAGCACGCGATCGGGCAGAGCGGCGTCTCCGTGGTCACGCTGCCCGGCGACGTCGCCGCCGAACCCGCCCCCGACACGTCCTTCGAGAGCGCGCTGGTCACCTCCCGGCCCAGTATCCGGCCCGGCGACGCCGAGATCGACCGGCTCGTCGAGCTGATCGACCGGGCCGGCAGGGTGACCCTGTTCTGCGGCAGCGGCACGGCCGGCGCGCACGCCGAGGTCATGGAGTTCGCCGGGCGCATCAAGTCCCCCGTGGGACACGCCCTGCGCGGCAAGGAGTGGATCCAGTACGACAACCCCTACGACGTCGGCATGAGCGGTCTGCTCGGGTACGGCGCCGCCTACGAGGCCACCCACGAGTGCGACCTGCTGCTCCTGCTCGGCACCGACTTCCCCTACAACGCGTTCCTGCCGGACGACGTACGGATCGCGCAGATCGACGTGCGGCCCGAAGTCCTGGGACGACGCTGCCGGCTGGACCTCGCGGTGTGGGGCGACGTGCGCGAGACGCTGCGCTGTCTGATCCCTCGGGTGAAGGAGAAGACGGACCGGCGCTTCCTCGACCGGATGCTGAAGAAGCATGCCGACGCACTGGAGGGCGTGGTCCGCGCGTACACCCGCAAGGTGGAGAAGCACGTCCCGATCCACCCCGAGTACGTGGCCGCCGTCCTCGACGAAGTCGCCGACGACGACGCCGTGTTCACCGTCGACACCGGGATGTGCAACGTATGGGCCGCCCGGTACATCTCGCCCAACGGGCGCCGCCGGATTATCGGTTCCTTCACACACGGCTCGATGGCCAACGCGCTGCCCATGGCGATCGGCGCCCAGTTCACCGACCGGCACCGGCAGGTCATCTCCATGTCCGGCGACGGCGGGTTCACCATGCTGATGGGTGACTTCCTGACCCTCGTGCAGTGCGATCTGCCGGTCAAGGTCGTGCTGTTCAACAACTCCTCCCTCGGCATGGTCGAGTTGGAGATGCTGGTCGCGGGACTGCCCGCGTACGGCACCACCGACGTCAACCCGGACTTCGCCGCCGTCGCCCGTGCCTGCGGCGTCTTCGGGGTACGGGTGGAGAAGCCGAAACACCTCGCCGGAGCTCTCAGGGACGCCTTGCGCCACAAGGGTCCGGCCCTGGTGGACGTCGTCACCGACCCCAACGCGCTGTCGATCCCGCCGAAGATCAGCGCCGAGATGGTGACCGGGTTCGCGCTGTCCGCCTCGAAGATGGTGCTGGACGGCGGCGTCGGCCGCATGCTCCAGATGGCCCGCTCCAACCTGAGGAACGTGCCGAGGCCTTGA
- a CDS encoding ATP-binding protein — protein sequence MTRQVRGGGPGRAGDSSATTGEQAGTIAGRARRLSRTLGRADLGAVPEARRELRELLRHWGRPGRSEIAELLTSELVTNALVHTDRDAVLTAVLSPGGLRVEVRDFVARRPRLCAPEASDGTHGRGLVLVQNLADAWGVRPHGVGKAVWFELGTEAA from the coding sequence ATGACGAGGCAGGTGCGAGGGGGAGGTCCCGGGAGGGCCGGTGACTCCTCGGCGACGACGGGGGAACAGGCCGGGACCATCGCAGGACGCGCGCGCAGGCTCAGTCGTACCCTGGGCCGCGCGGACCTGGGGGCGGTCCCCGAGGCGCGCCGGGAACTGCGCGAACTGCTGCGGCACTGGGGCAGGCCGGGCCGCTCGGAGATAGCCGAACTGCTCACCAGTGAACTCGTCACCAACGCGCTCGTGCACACCGACCGCGACGCCGTCCTGACCGCCGTCCTCTCACCGGGCGGACTGCGCGTGGAGGTGAGGGACTTCGTCGCCCGCAGGCCGCGCCTGTGCGCCCCGGAGGCGAGCGACGGCACCCACGGCCGCGGCCTGGTCCTGGTGCAGAACCTCGCGGACGCCTGGGGGGTACGGCCGCACGGGGTGGGCAAGGCGGTGTGGTTCGAACTCGGCACCGAGGCCGCGTGA